In the Puntigrus tetrazona isolate hp1 chromosome 9, ASM1883169v1, whole genome shotgun sequence genome, one interval contains:
- the LOC122351555 gene encoding peptidyl-prolyl cis-trans isomerase FKBP7-like yields the protein MCKMAQRFTFYVCLILSLNLSIVVIRANEPNQDLKIEVTFLPENCSQKAKRGDMLNAHYDGYLAKDGSQFYCSRSTTTGHPHWFVLGVGDVIKGLDLGLDGMCPGEKRKVTVPPSLAYGEKGKGPVPPNATVIFEVELLHITRGPRSIEAFKEIDIDNDKALTKEEIKEYLKWEAKKLKSKKDESYFDDVVADVFHKNDHNGDGTLSLKEYNVYGHDEL from the exons ATGTGCAAGATGGCCCAGCGGTTTACATTTTACGTTTGTTTGATTTTGTCCCTCAATCTCTCCATCGTAGTGATTCGGGCAAATGAACCGAATCAAGATTTAAAAATTGAGGTTACGTTTCTGCCAGAAAACTGCAGCCAGAAAGCAAAGAGAGGAGACATGCTGAATGCTCATTATGATGGATATCTAGCTAAAGACGGATCTCAGTTCTATTGCAG TCGTTCAACAACCACGGGTCACCCACATTGGTTTGTGTTAGGCGTTGGAGATGTTATTAAGGGACTCGACTTAGGCCTGGACGGCATGTGTCCAGGTGAGAAGAGAAAAGTTACAGTTCCTCCGTCCCTGGCATACGGCGAGAAAGGAAAAG GTCCTGTACCACCAAATGCAACGGTGATCTTTGAGGTGGAGCTGTTGCACATAACCAGAGGACCACGCAGCATAGAAGCTTTCAAAGAAATTGACATTGACAACGACAAGGCCTTGACAAAAGAAGAG ATTAAGGAATACTTAAAATGGGAAGCAAAGAAGTTAAAGTCAAAGAAAGATGAATCCTATTTTGATGATGTTGTGGCAGATGTGTTCCATAAGAATGATCACAATGGCGATGGGACCTTATCACTAAAGGAGTACAATGTTTACGGTCATGATGAACTATAA